GTCTCCACTGTAATTGAATGAATCAATTTCAGAATTACTTTGCTTGAAACGACTATAATGTAAATACCCATCATGAAGAACAACATTATGGAAGCCACAAAGGTTTCTTGCTGGATACACGTGCATCTTTCCAACAGCTTGCGTATGATAGCCTGCCTGTGCTAATTCACCTGGAAGCGTGTGTTCATAATCCCAAGAAACTTTATCTACATATCCGACTCGCCCATTCGCAGTCTGAGACATCCCTGTGAGAACGGCTGCTCTTGCAGGAACACAAGTAGGCGTTGCAGAATAGGCGTTTTTAAATAGGACACCTTGCCTTGCCAGTTGGTCTAAGTTTGGCGTATCCACTACTGGATGGTCTAATATGCTTAAACAATCGGCTCGCATTTGGTCAACCATCATTAATACGACATTAGGTTTCATGCATTGCAACGACCTTTCTATTTATAGTCAATACGAGAACAAAATGGCATCCTCGGATTTTATTGAATATTAACATAATATCTGTTGGAATGACAACGTTTGCAGTTGCTTTACACGCCTTTATGTTTTCAACTACCATCAATGACCGCTTTACAATGTAATTGACCTTATTTGGTAAATTTATAAACACAAGCAGTCTCAAAGTGATGATGGATTTAGATCATCATTGTTTAAATCGCTTGCAGTTTAGTGTAAAACCTACGACAGGTTATTCAAGATTGACTCATTAAATGGCTTAATATTGCTTTCGGTTCCCTTCCTTTAATGAGTGAAACTCCGTCTGTATACCCTTCTTCGCGACCTTTTAATTCATTAATGAGTAATTCTCTCCAATACTTTAATCGATTCTTATATTCGATATTACCTGCTAAATTTACGGTTTCACCTGAATCCTCTATCAAATTAAATAGTTGTTCTTCTCCAGTTTGTGAATACCAAATATATTTCTCTTTTCCATTGGTTAAGTAGTGATGCGACTCTATTCCACGTGGATGTTCCCCGTGAATATAATCACGCCATTTCATTTTCTCATTTGCGCACAAAGGCAGTACACTCTGACCATCTACACAATTGGGAATCTCTACCTGCGCCGCATCGAGTAACGTTGGCATAACATCTCTTAACTCAACGACATCTTCGACCGTTCGATTTTTCTCAACATTTAATATATTTCCAGGATCTGAGAGAATAAACGGCACTTTTGCACTTCCCTCATAAGGAAGAGCTTTACTAAATTGATTGTGATCTCCTAGCATTTCTCCATGATCTGAAACGAATAAAAAGACTGTATTTTTTAAAACCCCATGCTCTTGCATTGAATTTAAAAATCTTCCTATCTGATAATCGATGTGTGTAATAAGCGCATAATAAGCGGCTTGAGCACGCTTTAAACGATTTTTTGGGACAATTCCTTTTAATACAACAGGACCAAACCCATGACGTTCGTCGTCTTCTGTCTCAGCCCAATCACCAATGACTGGTTCTGGTAAGTCTACATCCTTATACATATCAAAAAAGGCTTGTGGAGGGTCAAACGGCGGGTGCGGTCGTACAAAGGACATTTTCAAGAAAAATGGTTTCCTCGGATCACGCCTTCTTAAAAAATCGATTGACTCTGACACGACCCAATTTGTCGGATGAAGTGCGTCTGGGAGATGCCAAGGACGTGTCACGGTTGACGAATTGCAATCAAGTCCAAGGTCGTTCAAGTCCGCTTTTGCTCCAGCTTGTTGTTTCAACCATGGTAAATAATCGTCTCCACTGTAATTGAATGAATCAGCTTCTAAAATATTATGCTTAAAACGACTATAATGCATATACCCATCATGAAGAACAACATTATGAAAGCCACAAAGGTTTCTAGTCGGATACACGTGCATCTTTCCAACAGCCTGTGTGTGATATCCTGCTTTTGCTAATTCACCTGGAAGCGTGTGTTCATAATCCCAAGGAACTTTGTCTACATATCCGACTCGCCCATTTGAAGTCTGAGCCATCCCTGTGAGAACAGCTGCTCTTGCAGGAACACAAGTAGGCGTTGCAGAAAAGGCGTTTTTAAATAGGACACCTTGCCTTGCCAGTTGATCTAAGTTCGGTGTATCCACTACTGGATGATCTAATATGCTTAAACAATCGGCTCGCATTTGGTCAACCATAATTAATACGACATTAGGTTTCATGTATTGCAACGACCTTTCTATTCATAGTAAATTCGAAAAAAACTCTGATTTTATTGAATATGAACTTATTATGTCTTTAGATAACAACATTTCCAACTTGTTCACACCCCGCAAATTTATGATGGGTTCAGATCATAGCGTTGATTTGCCCATGCTCCTTCTGGAAGTGGTAAAGAATTACTTCTCAACAACGGATCATCGGTATGCTCCATCCATTGTTACGGGCTAATTTTCAGCGATGATTATACAAAGCTTAATCCTATTGAACAAGCAACCTTTCTTGCATTTGCTTATCTTGTACTTCACTTATACACATAATGAAAATGTACTTTCTCCTTCACCTCACTCTTTCTTAAAGAGCAGCTCATCATCCTGCTCATACCCTGCTTTTTCATAAGTGCTGATGGCTGCCGCATTGTCCCTACCCGTAAGGAGCTTAATCTCTGAGACACCTTGTGACTTTAAATCATCTTCCAAAAATGCCAATAACCTTGTTGCTATCCCTTGCTGGTGGGCAGATGGCTCAACGTACATTTCTGTGATTTCTGCCTGACGTTCTTCGTAACAAAAGGAACGAAAGGTTTGGGCGCAGGCAAATCCGACGATATGTCCATCCTTTTCTGCAATCGTAATCCTTTCGCTGCTCGCTCGCATGCAGGCCACAATATCTGCTTCAAGCCTACGCTCACCGCCATTAAACATTTAATTTAGTCTTGCTAGCTCAAAGGCATCTTTTTCTGTTGCCAGTCTTATCATTACATCCATGGAAAACCTCCCTCAAGAAAAACATTCTAAAAGCCTAAGAATGTCTAACGATTTACGATGAATTGCTCACATTAGTCACTTCATGCAACGACAGCGGCGTGATCGTACCTTGATGAAAATATAGTTGCCATCGACCATCGATCAACTTCCAGATGGAGCTGCGAAGCGTATTGCGATGTCTCGTGTGATCAATCAAAAAATAAGTAGCTAAAACGACCTCTGATGATAATGGAGAGATGTCATAATGATGGATCGTCATGTCATTTAAGTTCACCCCAAAATCAAGGCACTGTTTTTTATCAACGAGATGACCTGAACTGCCGATTTCAAAAAAATCTTCCGCAAGAATGTGAGCTAATTTCTCACGGTTTTGACGAGCTTCTAGGCCTATGTGCTGCTCTTCCAGTTCTCGTAATTGTTTCTGTAAATCCATGATCGCTCCTCCTTTTTTCACCAACTTGATCGGTCTCTCATTCATCTTTTTTCTGTTTCGTAACTGGGGGCTGTTTGTTTCACGTCGAAGAGCATGAGAAGCCGTGATCCGCTGTTTTCTTTACTTCACTAGCTCATGTTCTTTGCGATAACCGAACAACCTAGCGCCTAAAGCGACGATACGTTTAGGGTCTTTCGGTGCGACAATGCTGCAATCTTGATAGATCGCAGGGTACGTATGTTCTTTCGCTACGTTTTGAGCGACTGCCATATAGTTTTTGAAAGTCGCCGTACTGCCACCAACGATGATGTACTCGGGATTAAATGTGTGCATCATATCAACGAGGGCTAAGCCGAAATACATCCCTGCCCGGTTGACGACATTGACCGCGAATTCCTCATCGTTATCCAACGCTTGCAGTAAAGTTGCTATATCGCAATTGGCTTGCTTTAAAATACCATTCCCTCCAGAAAGATAGTTAAGGGTTTTCAGTTCCCCATTTAGCGGATAGACATTTGAGCCTAACTCACCAGCCCAGCCGTGTTTACCCATAATATGCAGCCCTTGTTCCCTCGCACTCATCGCAAAACCCGAGCCCGCCATAACCAAAACAATGCTTTCATCATTCGCATATTGCTCACTCTCACAAATCATAGCGGCCCTGACGTCGTTCACAAAATAACAATGACAATCTCCACGCTGAAAAAGCTCCGTCGTCATGCCTTCAAGATTGCGTAAATGGCTGCTCACAAGCGTGTCTCCATCTACTAAGCCGACGACGCCCATCCCGATGCCTTCCGGTGTGAATGGTAAATCGTCAATAAAAGTATTCACTTGCTCGACAAGATATTCTTTCGTGACCCTCATTCCCGTAGGCACTGTTTTGTCAATATACTCACCGTCAAACTCCGCTGTCATTAACATTTTCGTTGACCCTTGATCGACGCCAATCCATCGGTTTAAATGACTCATCGTTTCGCTTCCTTTCTTCATCTATGATTTGGTCAGGCATTGTGATTTATCATCGTTTATAAACAACTTCACGATAAGGTACAAAATCAGCTTCTAATAAAACGTTTTTGCCATGTCGTTGTCTGTCCAATCATCCAACGCAATCCGTGTGATTCCTTGATCTCTTGCCAGTTCGGAAATAACGCATAGCAAACGCTCCGCATATCCCTTATTTCTTTCAGAAGGAAGAATGCCGATCTGATGGACAAAAACCGAGCGATATCCCTTCCTAAACGCATTCGTTGCAACGTCTCTAAACTCTATCCAACCGTAACCACAGGCTTCTTCCTCGTCCTCTATGAGCAAAAACACAACCTTTTCATTCTCCATTTGTTTTCTAAACGCTTCTTTTATCTTAATGAAGTCATAATCATTAAAATAATCCGGATATAAAGCGCGGTGCAATTTCTGGACTGACTTGTTTAGATGGACGATGAGTTCAAAGTCTCTTGTCTTGCTTAATTTCATAACGACCTGCCCGTCGTGCTTTTTCACGATTATAACGCTTTTTCGGCTCATTGTTTCAAACATTTCAAATTTTCATTTTAAAAAGATCGTTTCTATCAAGTATATACATTATAGAAAAGAACATCCATCCTGCACACACTGCACAGGTGGATGTTCTTGACGATCAATGCGCTTGATTCACGTCGGTAACTTCAACTCGCCGAGCTGAATACACCTTCGTAAAGCACCTTCAATCTCATCAGCCATCCTCATAAAGCCATAGTCATTCGGATGGACGCCGTCGACGGTGCATTCGTGCCAATGCTCGCCGAGGATCGTCGAGCCATCGAGGAAGGCAATGTGTCGATCTCCTTCTGCTTGCAAATAAGCGACCGTCTTCTCGGCGTAGTTCCGACGTTTTAAAAAGTCTTCGTGCTGTTCAGCCGTGAATTCATTGGCGTACCGGATGCGTGAGATGACGAGAATCGGGATCTGAGGATGGATTTCTCTGTAAAGCTTAATGAAAGGATAGAGCGTCTTTTTATATCTTTCTGCATCAACGTTGGCTTCGTAGTCAATGACGAGACAACCGGGTCTTTCGATGCCCCTAATCACTAAAGCGACTTCCTTTTCCCCTTTTCCACTGCCGGAAAAGCCGAGGTTGATCATCTCTAAAGGAATACGTCTGCTTAATAAGTTCGTATACGACATCCCCGGACGACTCGCACAGCCGCCTTGTGTGATCGATGTGCCATAAAACAACACCCGCTTGTCAGAGTGATAGGGGGTTGGCTCGGTGACTTCAGCACCTTCATCTAAACCAACCTTCACTTCTTCTACCCCTTGATACAACGGGAAGTTCAAGGTGACGTCAATCACTTCTTCTCTTCTTGCTTTTAAATCCACGAGTGTGCTCTCATAAAACGTATCATCAAGCGGGGGACGGGCGGCTGCGACGAAGCGTTGGTTTCCCGGCGCGCCAATATACATGTCAAAGCCGCATTGCCCGACGGCGGTCATATGATCCATATCCGCTTTTCCTGAAAGCTGTACTTGAATTGCAACACGTTGGGCATCTGTTTGAAAGCGAATTTGTCCGCCGGACGTGCAATTCGCAAGTTGGTCGACACTGTCAGGCAGCTTTTCCGTAGGGTTCCGTGGAAATCGACGATAGATACCTTCCTCTGTAAGCCAGGCAAAGCCGCTCACTTGAAATGGGTCTTGCTTCGGATCAAACCATTGCATCCATTTTCCTCCTCAGACGTTTCCTTACCCTTTCACCGCACCTAGTGTCGCACCGCGTAAGATCCATTTTTGGAAGAAAATAAAGACGACGAGGGATGGGATCATCGCGATAATAATACCGGCAAATAGTGTGACCCAGTCAGCCGAATACTCCATCAGCTTGTTCGCCTGATACATTTGCACACCAATCGTATATTTGTCTGGGTCACTTAAATAGATAAACGGCGAAAGGAAAGAGTTATAAAAATCGATAAACTTAAAGATCGCTACTGTGACAATTCCGGGGGTCGACAACGGCACGATGATCCGCCAAAACACTTGCCAGATCGATGCTCCGTCGAGAAACGCACTTTCCTCCACTTCTTTCGGGATCGACTTCATAAACCCTCCTAAAATCATCAAATAAAACACCGACTCGCCAAGGCTTGAAAGCAAAATCAGACCAGACAAGCTGTTCGTTAAGCCAAGGTCGCGCATGACGACATATTGCGGAACGAGGGCGTTAATGCCGGGCAAAAACAAAGACATCATAATGAGCCCCCAAATCAATTGTCTTCCTCTAAATTCGATTCTTGTCAAAGCGTATGCATTTAATGTCGTAAAAAACAGCCCAAGAACCATACTGCCGCCGACATAATACAGCGTATTTAAGAGTGCGTGGCCAAAATTGTATTCATTCCACGCGCGGGCGTAGTTGCTGAATTGTAATGATTCTGGCAATGCCCATATATCGGCAAAAAACTCCGGGTTGGTTTTCAACGATTCATACAACACCCACGTCAACGGGAAGATGATCGTCACTCCCCAAACGTAAAGGATTGTCCGAAAAAAAGCGTCACTGATGCCTCTCGTTTCCTTCACTGCGATCAACCTCCTTAATAGTCAATATTCCGTTTCTTCATGTATGTATCGACGATGATTTTAGCGGTAATCAAAATGACAAACAGCAGCATGCCAATCGCAGACGCATAACCGTAATTTCGGGTTTCTTCGCCAAATGCTAGATTATACATATACAGTCCAATTACATCGGTCGATCCGGCTGGTCCGCCATTTGTTAAGATGAGCATCATGTCAAAGCCTTTGACGGTTAATAAAATCAAAAATAAAATACTGACGCGTACGATCGGCATAATTGTCGGCAAGGTGATTTTAAATAATAAAGTCCAGTCACGAGCACCATCCATAATTGCCGCCTCATAATACGATTTTGGGATCGAATCCATCGCATTAACAAAAATAATGACGTACAGTCCGACGCTCCCCCAAACCCATGCCGGAACGACCGCCCATAACGCTGTCCTTTCGTCACCGAGCCAATAAAAGTTGCCGACGTCGAGGCCGATAAAGCGCCGCAGTTCATTTAACAGTCCGTAGTTACCGTCATAAATAAACTGCCAAAGAATTGCAATGACGACCGTAGACAGGATGTTCGGAAAGAAAAAGAGCAGCTTGAGCATTTTATTTTCTTTGTAGTTTTTATTCGACAGAAAATAAGCAAGGACGAGTGAAATCAAAATGACCGATACCGGGACGACCAACAGTAAAAATAAGTTGTGCGACAACGCACGCCAAACAAACTGGTCTTGAAACATCGACACAAAGTTTTGAAGGCCGACAAACTCAGGCTCCGTCATCCCGTCCCAATTTAGTAAAGAGTAATAGACCGATAGAATATTCGGGTATAAGGTGAACAGCAAATAACCACCGAATGGCGGTCCGATTGCGAGCAGCAAAAACAGGTTGCGCTGCACTTTTGCTTTAGCCAATATGCCTCGTTTGACTGGCTTTTTGACGTTTTTCGTACGTGGATAAACAGCCAATGCATTCAACTCCTTTACGGTAAGGAAATGGACGAAGGAGGGGGATTCCCTCCTCGAATGGTGCGATTTACTTTTGTGCAGTGATCGCTTCTTGGATCAGCTCTTCCATTTGTTCAAGCACTGGAAGCGGGTCCTTTTTTCCTAGGAATATATTCGAAATCGCTTCGTCACGGAGCTTATACGCCTGGTCATACGACGGATGCGTAATCGATACTGCACGGTAAGCTTTTCTTAATTGCACATTATTTTCGTCAATATATTTCAAAACGGATTTCGACGAGCTTAAAAGCTTCTCATACCGCTCTTCGTCATCAATAAAATCGTTTCTGATCGGCATCGCGCCGCCAAATTCAGCCGCCTTCTCTTGCGCGTCTAAAGTCAGCATCCAAAGAATAAACTCTTTCGCCCACTGTTTATTTAAGTCCGGCTTCGCTGCCCAAATGTAATAGCCATTGGTCGTTCCTTGGCGCATCCAGTTCTTCTGGTCTGGAGAATCGATAAAAGGAACGGACATATAGCCCCATTTAAACCCTTCAGGTGCAGAATTTTTCATTTCGTTTTCTACGTGGTGTCCGGTTGACACCATCGCGACGTCGCCTTGCAACACTTGCATTTGCGATTGGGTGTGGCTTAATGCTGGTAGACCTTCGTGGAAGTAGCCTTTTTGCCCAAGTTCATAGACTTTTTCCCAGCGCTCGATGTTTGCCGGATTTGTAAATACTTCTCCTGTATAGTTCTGATAGTCTTCTAGATACTCATCAACATTTCCATTCTTGTCGGCAATTTCGTAAGTTTCAACGTCGCCAAATGCCCAATCGTGATAATACGGATACATGCCTGGGAACGTGATCGGTGTAATGCCGTCGGCTTGAATTTGTTCAAGCAGCGCCGTAAATTCGTCCCACGTTTGCGGATTTTGATTCCAACCTTGTTCTTCAAATAAATTTTTGTTGAAGA
This DNA window, taken from Litoribacterium kuwaitense, encodes the following:
- a CDS encoding arylsulfatase, with product MKPNVVLIMVDQMRADCLSILDHPVVDTPNLDQLARQGVLFKNAFSATPTCVPARAAVLTGMAQTSNGRVGYVDKVPWDYEHTLPGELAKAGYHTQAVGKMHVYPTRNLCGFHNVVLHDGYMHYSRFKHNILEADSFNYSGDDYLPWLKQQAGAKADLNDLGLDCNSSTVTRPWHLPDALHPTNWVVSESIDFLRRRDPRKPFFLKMSFVRPHPPFDPPQAFFDMYKDVDLPEPVIGDWAETEDDERHGFGPVVLKGIVPKNRLKRAQAAYYALITHIDYQIGRFLNSMQEHGVLKNTVFLFVSDHGEMLGDHNQFSKALPYEGSAKVPFILSDPGNILNVEKNRTVEDVVELRDVMPTLLDAAQVEIPNCVDGQSVLPLCANEKMKWRDYIHGEHPRGIESHHYLTNGKEKYIWYSQTGEEQLFNLIEDSGETVNLAGNIEYKNRLKYWRELLINELKGREEGYTDGVSLIKGREPKAILSHLMSQS
- a CDS encoding GNAT family N-acetyltransferase, with the translated sequence MFNGGERRLEADIVACMRASSERITIAEKDGHIVGFACAQTFRSFCYEERQAEITEMYVEPSAHQQGIATRLLAFLEDDLKSQGVSEIKLLTGRDNAAAISTYEKAGYEQDDELLFKKE
- a CDS encoding nuclear transport factor 2 family protein, yielding MDLQKQLRELEEQHIGLEARQNREKLAHILAEDFFEIGSSGHLVDKKQCLDFGVNLNDMTIHHYDISPLSSEVVLATYFLIDHTRHRNTLRSSIWKLIDGRWQLYFHQGTITPLSLHEVTNVSNSS
- a CDS encoding ROK family protein — encoded protein: MSHLNRWIGVDQGSTKMLMTAEFDGEYIDKTVPTGMRVTKEYLVEQVNTFIDDLPFTPEGIGMGVVGLVDGDTLVSSHLRNLEGMTTELFQRGDCHCYFVNDVRAAMICESEQYANDESIVLVMAGSGFAMSAREQGLHIMGKHGWAGELGSNVYPLNGELKTLNYLSGGNGILKQANCDIATLLQALDNDEEFAVNVVNRAGMYFGLALVDMMHTFNPEYIIVGGSTATFKNYMAVAQNVAKEHTYPAIYQDCSIVAPKDPKRIVALGARLFGYRKEHELVK
- a CDS encoding GNAT family N-acetyltransferase — encoded protein: MKLSKTRDFELIVHLNKSVQKLHRALYPDYFNDYDFIKIKEAFRKQMENEKVVFLLIEDEEEACGYGWIEFRDVATNAFRKGYRSVFVHQIGILPSERNKGYAERLLCVISELARDQGITRIALDDWTDNDMAKTFY
- a CDS encoding SGNH/GDSL hydrolase family protein — translated: MQWFDPKQDPFQVSGFAWLTEEGIYRRFPRNPTEKLPDSVDQLANCTSGGQIRFQTDAQRVAIQVQLSGKADMDHMTAVGQCGFDMYIGAPGNQRFVAAARPPLDDTFYESTLVDLKARREEVIDVTLNFPLYQGVEEVKVGLDEGAEVTEPTPYHSDKRVLFYGTSITQGGCASRPGMSYTNLLSRRIPLEMINLGFSGSGKGEKEVALVIRGIERPGCLVIDYEANVDAERYKKTLYPFIKLYREIHPQIPILVISRIRYANEFTAEQHEDFLKRRNYAEKTVAYLQAEGDRHIAFLDGSTILGEHWHECTVDGVHPNDYGFMRMADEIEGALRRCIQLGELKLPT
- a CDS encoding carbohydrate ABC transporter permease encodes the protein MKETRGISDAFFRTILYVWGVTIIFPLTWVLYESLKTNPEFFADIWALPESLQFSNYARAWNEYNFGHALLNTLYYVGGSMVLGLFFTTLNAYALTRIEFRGRQLIWGLIMMSLFLPGINALVPQYVVMRDLGLTNSLSGLILLSSLGESVFYLMILGGFMKSIPKEVEESAFLDGASIWQVFWRIIVPLSTPGIVTVAIFKFIDFYNSFLSPFIYLSDPDKYTIGVQMYQANKLMEYSADWVTLFAGIIIAMIPSLVVFIFFQKWILRGATLGAVKG
- a CDS encoding carbohydrate ABC transporter permease; the protein is MAVYPRTKNVKKPVKRGILAKAKVQRNLFLLLAIGPPFGGYLLFTLYPNILSVYYSLLNWDGMTEPEFVGLQNFVSMFQDQFVWRALSHNLFLLLVVPVSVILISLVLAYFLSNKNYKENKMLKLLFFFPNILSTVVIAILWQFIYDGNYGLLNELRRFIGLDVGNFYWLGDERTALWAVVPAWVWGSVGLYVIIFVNAMDSIPKSYYEAAIMDGARDWTLLFKITLPTIMPIVRVSILFLILLTVKGFDMMLILTNGGPAGSTDVIGLYMYNLAFGEETRNYGYASAIGMLLFVILITAKIIVDTYMKKRNIDY
- a CDS encoding ABC transporter substrate-binding protein yields the protein MKKVMYTLTLFILALIVLVGCGMPGMSGGSQESTSGSSGEGNSTEQEGQASGEVYDNGLPKDVEVTLKYGFFEGGNGRKWMGDVIASFEQEYPNVTIDMLSSPDMSQVLSTRISAGDDEEMFDLFNRAPSGGVVGLAEAGKLEPLDDVWEKKIPDADGTVKELMMNGIYESSDRIEGVSYTMPTLASVGGLFFNKNLFEEQGWNQNPQTWDEFTALLEQIQADGITPITFPGMYPYYHDWAFGDVETYEIADKNGNVDEYLEDYQNYTGEVFTNPANIERWEKVYELGQKGYFHEGLPALSHTQSQMQVLQGDVAMVSTGHHVENEMKNSAPEGFKWGYMSVPFIDSPDQKNWMRQGTTNGYYIWAAKPDLNKQWAKEFILWMLTLDAQEKAAEFGGAMPIRNDFIDDEERYEKLLSSSKSVLKYIDENNVQLRKAYRAVSITHPSYDQAYKLRDEAISNIFLGKKDPLPVLEQMEELIQEAITAQK